The following proteins are encoded in a genomic region of Streptomyces lunaelactis:
- a CDS encoding helix-turn-helix domain-containing protein: protein MYHTWMRYFTPRPVHHRLGLVCLGVGLQHGTLPTVGPRTLDHHVAVVISAGSGWFRGPDGRRATVTAPALIWLTPGVPHHYGPDPACGWDESFVDFTGPATLTYTELGYIEPDRALVPLSDAGGARAVVGRIARAARRGNPLLEVETAAAVHELLVALRRARADTSAEGDPVLTALARDAFRPLSVAEHAARHGMSPAELRTAVRRGAGCSPKDYLLGIRLGRAKELLAATELPVAAVARRVGYEDPAYFSRLFTRRVGIAPIRFRDQQGRAVPGGWSNQIPDPEHPPTITT from the coding sequence ATGTACCACACCTGGATGCGCTATTTCACCCCACGTCCCGTCCACCATCGTCTGGGCCTGGTCTGTCTCGGCGTCGGCCTCCAGCACGGCACCCTGCCCACCGTCGGACCCCGCACCCTCGACCACCATGTCGCCGTCGTGATCAGCGCCGGCAGCGGCTGGTTCCGCGGCCCCGACGGACGGCGCGCCACCGTCACCGCACCGGCCCTGATCTGGCTCACCCCCGGCGTACCGCACCACTACGGACCCGATCCGGCCTGCGGCTGGGACGAGAGCTTCGTCGATTTCACCGGGCCCGCCACACTCACGTACACCGAACTCGGCTACATCGAGCCCGACCGTGCCCTCGTCCCGCTCTCCGACGCCGGCGGGGCCCGCGCAGTCGTCGGCCGTATCGCCCGCGCGGCACGCCGCGGCAACCCGCTCCTGGAGGTCGAGACGGCCGCCGCCGTCCATGAACTCCTCGTCGCCCTGCGCCGCGCCCGCGCCGACACCAGCGCCGAGGGCGACCCCGTACTCACCGCACTGGCGCGCGACGCCTTCCGGCCACTCTCCGTCGCCGAACACGCCGCGCGGCACGGTATGTCCCCCGCCGAACTGCGCACCGCCGTACGCCGCGGCGCCGGCTGCAGCCCCAAGGACTACCTGCTCGGCATCCGTCTCGGCCGGGCGAAGGAGCTGCTCGCGGCCACCGAACTCCCCGTCGCAGCGGTCGCCCGCCGCGTCGGCTACGAGGACCCGGCGTACTTCTCCCGGCTGTTCACCCGCCGCGTCGGCATCGCGCCCATCCGCTTCCGTGACCAGCAGGGCCGGGCCGTCCCCGGCGGCTGGAGCAACCAGATTCCGGATCCCGAACACCCCCCGACGATCACCACGTGA
- a CDS encoding barstar family protein — MTRTYVIDGAEVTGLDSFWRVIGAAVNGPEGYFGRNLDSFADALSGGFGTPDDRDFVIEWRDHELSRRALGREETVRRLRLRLERAHPLNRAAIQAELAQAEAGRGATVFDWLVDIMAERAPGALRLR; from the coding sequence GTGACCAGGACCTATGTGATCGACGGGGCGGAGGTCACCGGCCTCGACAGCTTCTGGCGGGTGATCGGCGCCGCCGTGAACGGGCCGGAGGGATACTTCGGCCGCAATCTCGACTCCTTCGCGGACGCTCTCAGCGGTGGATTCGGCACGCCGGACGACCGCGACTTCGTCATCGAGTGGCGCGACCACGAACTCTCCCGCCGGGCACTGGGGCGGGAGGAGACCGTACGCCGGCTGCGACTGCGGCTGGAGCGCGCCCATCCGCTGAACAGGGCCGCGATCCAGGCCGAGTTGGCGCAGGCCGAGGCGGGCCGGGGCGCGACCGTCTTCGACTGGCTGGTGGACATCATGGCGGAGCGTGCGCCGGGCGCACTGCGGCTGCGCTGA
- a CDS encoding ankyrin repeat domain-containing protein, whose amino-acid sequence MTKEPTAGAHAGRAALFDAVHDGADNAVVRLLRAGTAADVTDEDGQTPLYLAAVSDEVGIVRLLLAAGAVPERASGPDAGDLPLCGAAVGGHTEVVRALLAAGARPDLPESYGFTAMAWAVGQGHTGTVEVLLEYGADPDLPGPGGEPPLVLAARRGSPSTVRALLRHGAGTGAKEAALAEARQWLVRDVERELRDGLLQAFGEGEGEADGERYETYARRIEEDGGVTVVVELLRDGTPLAGNERQTGHGAIATLLEGELGISTPYAELAERALRCGDPGRDDWVESMTALRGRGDEETFQAAAAWCASDDPMRQAFAADVLAQLGFRAPVDGSSAHGPVRPFAARALPLLRELSRRARDAELIQAVVLGLGHHGDPGALPEILRHAGHPDAEVRHRVALALCGLVSGDHAEGVETLIALSRDADTHVRDWATTALAGVESDAHEVREALAARLNDPDADTAAEAARGLAMRQDPRAAAALARILADEDPDGYARETALEAVGHVRDEQLRRRLEQTAPRCR is encoded by the coding sequence ATGACGAAAGAGCCGACAGCGGGCGCCCACGCCGGGCGGGCCGCGTTGTTCGACGCGGTGCACGACGGCGCGGACAACGCTGTCGTACGGCTGCTGCGGGCCGGGACCGCCGCCGATGTGACGGACGAGGACGGGCAGACGCCGCTCTATCTGGCGGCGGTGAGCGACGAAGTGGGCATCGTACGGCTGTTGCTGGCCGCGGGTGCCGTCCCCGAGCGCGCGAGCGGCCCCGACGCCGGGGACCTGCCGCTGTGCGGGGCCGCGGTCGGCGGGCACACCGAGGTGGTACGGGCGCTGCTCGCCGCGGGCGCCCGGCCCGATCTGCCGGAGTCGTACGGGTTCACGGCGATGGCCTGGGCGGTGGGGCAGGGTCACACCGGGACGGTGGAGGTCCTGCTGGAGTACGGGGCCGACCCCGATCTGCCGGGCCCCGGCGGCGAGCCGCCGCTGGTGCTGGCCGCCCGCCGCGGCTCCCCTTCGACCGTGCGGGCCCTGCTGCGGCACGGAGCCGGCACCGGCGCGAAGGAGGCGGCGCTGGCGGAGGCCAGGCAGTGGCTCGTACGGGATGTGGAGCGAGAGCTGCGGGACGGGCTGCTGCAGGCGTTCGGTGAGGGGGAGGGCGAGGCCGACGGCGAGCGGTACGAGACGTACGCGCGCCGGATAGAGGAGGACGGCGGGGTGACCGTCGTCGTCGAGCTGCTGCGGGACGGCACACCGCTGGCAGGCAATGAGCGGCAGACCGGGCACGGCGCGATCGCCACCCTGCTGGAAGGGGAGCTGGGGATCTCGACGCCGTACGCGGAGCTGGCCGAACGGGCGCTGCGCTGCGGGGACCCGGGCCGGGACGACTGGGTCGAGTCGATGACCGCGCTGCGGGGCCGGGGCGACGAGGAGACGTTCCAGGCGGCGGCAGCGTGGTGCGCGAGCGACGATCCGATGCGGCAGGCGTTCGCGGCCGATGTGCTGGCGCAACTGGGCTTCCGCGCACCCGTGGACGGGTCGTCCGCGCACGGCCCCGTACGGCCGTTCGCCGCCCGTGCGCTGCCGTTGCTGCGCGAGCTGTCCCGTCGGGCGCGTGACGCGGAGCTGATCCAGGCGGTCGTTCTCGGGCTCGGTCACCACGGGGATCCGGGCGCGCTGCCCGAGATCCTGCGGCATGCCGGGCATCCGGACGCGGAGGTGCGCCACCGGGTGGCGCTGGCGCTGTGCGGGCTGGTGTCCGGCGACCATGCGGAGGGTGTCGAGACCCTGATCGCGCTGAGCCGGGACGCGGACACCCATGTCAGGGACTGGGCGACGACGGCTCTGGCGGGTGTGGAATCCGATGCGCACGAGGTCCGCGAGGCGCTGGCGGCACGGCTCAACGACCCGGACGCGGACACGGCGGCGGAGGCGGCGCGCGGCCTGGCGATGCGTCAGGATCCTCGCGCGGCAGCGGCGTTGGCCCGGATCCTCGCGGACGAGGATCCGGACGGCTACGCCCGCGAGACGGCGCTGGAGGCCGTGGGACACGTACGGGACGAACAGCTCAGGCGCCGGCTGGAACAGACGGCACCGCGCTGCCGCTGA
- a CDS encoding glycoside hydrolase family 35 protein yields the protein MAEFTVGDADFLLDGRPVRLLSGALHYFRVHEEQWDHRLAMLRAMGLNCVETYVPWNMHEPEPGRYADDAALGRFLDAAHRAGLWAIVRPGPYICAEWENGGLPHWLTGRLGLRVRTEDPEYLGHVERWFTRLLPQVAERQIGRGGPVIMVQVENEYGSYGTDQGYLRQLVDLLRSCGVTVPLFTSDGPEDHMLTGGSVPGVLATANFGSGAREGFETLRRHQPAGPLMCMEFWCGWFDHWGADHVVRDPADAAATLREILECGASVNIYMAHGGTNFAGWSGANRGGGDLHMGELQPDVTSYDYGAPVDEFGRPTRKFWLFRDVLALYQEGPLPELPPAPALFGAPVQVELTEWAPLGDVLDVLGGTEAETPVPASFEQLDVDRGLVRYRVGIPGPRKPRPLSVAGLRDRAVVYVDGVRAGVLSGEHAVLAEPVAGPAAVELWVESLGRVNYGPLMGETKGITGGVMHERQYLHGVRSRGLRLDAFDEAGAVAKVPFRAPAGDGAAAPGLYRATFEVAVPGDAELELPGWTRGFVWVNGFNLGRYWSAGPQHTLYVPGPVLREGTNEVWVLELEAAGTSVCLG from the coding sequence GTGGCTGAGTTCACTGTGGGTGATGCGGACTTCCTGCTGGACGGGCGGCCCGTACGGCTGCTGTCGGGAGCACTGCACTACTTCCGGGTCCACGAGGAGCAGTGGGACCACCGGCTGGCGATGCTGCGGGCCATGGGGCTCAACTGCGTCGAGACGTACGTCCCGTGGAACATGCATGAGCCGGAGCCCGGCCGGTACGCGGACGACGCCGCACTGGGACGCTTCCTGGACGCCGCGCACCGGGCGGGACTGTGGGCGATCGTGCGGCCGGGACCGTACATCTGCGCCGAGTGGGAGAACGGCGGGCTGCCGCACTGGCTGACCGGCCGGCTCGGACTGCGCGTGCGCACCGAGGACCCCGAGTATCTGGGCCATGTGGAGCGGTGGTTCACGCGGCTGCTGCCCCAGGTCGCCGAGCGGCAGATCGGCCGTGGCGGACCCGTGATCATGGTGCAGGTCGAGAACGAGTACGGCAGTTACGGCACCGACCAGGGCTATCTGCGCCAACTGGTGGACCTGCTTCGGAGCTGCGGGGTGACCGTACCGCTGTTCACCTCCGACGGGCCCGAGGACCATATGCTGACCGGCGGCTCGGTGCCCGGGGTGCTGGCGACCGCGAACTTCGGCTCGGGGGCCCGGGAGGGGTTTGAGACCCTGCGCCGCCATCAGCCGGCCGGACCGCTGATGTGCATGGAGTTCTGGTGCGGCTGGTTCGACCACTGGGGCGCGGACCATGTCGTACGGGATCCGGCGGACGCGGCGGCCACGCTGCGGGAGATCCTGGAGTGCGGTGCCTCGGTCAACATCTACATGGCGCACGGAGGAACGAACTTCGCGGGCTGGTCGGGCGCCAACCGGGGCGGCGGCGATCTGCACATGGGAGAGCTCCAGCCGGACGTCACGTCGTACGACTACGGTGCGCCGGTCGATGAGTTCGGGAGGCCGACGCGGAAGTTCTGGCTGTTCCGGGATGTGCTCGCGCTGTACCAGGAGGGCCCGCTGCCGGAACTGCCGCCCGCCCCCGCCCTGTTCGGCGCGCCGGTACAGGTGGAGCTCACCGAGTGGGCGCCGCTGGGGGACGTACTGGACGTGCTCGGCGGCACGGAGGCGGAGACACCCGTGCCAGCGTCGTTCGAGCAGCTGGACGTGGACCGCGGTCTGGTCCGCTACCGGGTCGGCATTCCGGGGCCACGGAAGCCACGTCCCCTGAGCGTGGCCGGTCTGCGGGACCGGGCCGTCGTGTACGTCGACGGCGTGCGGGCCGGGGTGCTGAGCGGCGAGCACGCCGTGCTGGCCGAGCCGGTGGCGGGGCCCGCTGCCGTGGAGCTGTGGGTGGAGTCGCTGGGCCGCGTCAACTACGGGCCGCTGATGGGCGAGACGAAGGGCATCACCGGCGGCGTGATGCACGAGCGGCAGTATCTGCACGGTGTACGGTCCCGCGGGCTGCGGCTGGACGCCTTCGACGAGGCGGGCGCGGTCGCGAAGGTGCCGTTCCGCGCGCCGGCCGGGGACGGGGCCGCGGCCCCCGGTCTGTACCGGGCCACCTTCGAGGTCGCTGTCCCCGGCGACGCGGAGCTCGAACTGCCCGGCTGGACACGGGGCTTCGTCTGGGTGAACGGCTTCAACCTGGGCCGCTACTGGTCGGCGGGACCGCAGCACACGCTGTACGTTCCGGGGCCGGTGCTGCGCGAGGGTACGAACGAGGTGTGGGTGCTGGAGCTGGAGGCGGCGGGAACGTCGGTCTGTCTGGGGTGA
- a CDS encoding chorismate mutase, translating to MTTRDIDETVRAELNRLRESIDNIDAAVVHMLAERFKCTQQVGHLKAQHHLPPADPAREASQIERLRQLAVSAHLDPAFAEKLLNFVIAEVIRHHETIAGQSAGRT from the coding sequence ATGACCACGAGGGACATCGACGAGACCGTACGCGCCGAACTGAACCGCCTGCGCGAGAGCATCGACAACATCGACGCGGCGGTCGTCCATATGCTCGCCGAGCGCTTCAAGTGCACCCAGCAGGTCGGCCACCTCAAGGCACAGCACCATCTGCCGCCCGCCGACCCTGCCCGCGAGGCCAGCCAGATCGAGCGGCTGCGCCAGCTCGCGGTGAGCGCCCACCTCGACCCGGCATTCGCGGAGAAGCTGCTCAACTTCGTCATCGCCGAGGTCATCCGGCACCACGAGACGATCGCGGGCCAATCCGCCGGCCGCACATGA
- a CDS encoding S1 family peptidase has product MKQLLRVLKRCAAAGTVILAAISLQPSSASAAAPPVVGGTRAAQGEFPFMVRLSMGCGGALYAQNIVLTAAHCVSGSGNNTSITATAGVVDLRSPSAIKVKSTKVLQAPGYNGTGKDWALIKLAKPINLPTLKIAETKAFDNGTFDVAGWGAAREGGSQQRYLLKAKVPFVSDASCKQAYPSLVSSEEICAGLPQGGVDTCQGDSGGPMFRKDNNNAWIQVGIVSWGEGCARPNLPGVYTEVSTFAAAIKSAAAGL; this is encoded by the coding sequence TTGAAGCAGCTTCTGCGTGTGCTCAAGAGATGTGCCGCGGCCGGGACCGTCATCCTCGCCGCGATAAGCCTCCAGCCCAGCTCGGCCTCTGCCGCCGCGCCGCCAGTCGTCGGCGGAACCCGCGCGGCCCAGGGTGAATTCCCCTTCATGGTCCGGCTCTCCATGGGCTGTGGCGGCGCGCTGTACGCCCAGAACATCGTGCTGACAGCCGCCCACTGTGTGAGCGGCTCCGGCAACAACACCAGCATCACCGCGACCGCGGGCGTCGTCGACCTGAGGAGCCCCAGCGCCATCAAGGTCAAGTCGACCAAGGTCCTCCAGGCCCCCGGCTACAACGGCACGGGCAAGGACTGGGCGCTGATCAAGCTCGCCAAGCCGATCAACCTGCCCACCCTGAAGATCGCCGAGACGAAGGCGTTCGACAACGGCACGTTCGACGTGGCCGGCTGGGGCGCGGCGCGCGAGGGCGGCTCTCAGCAGCGCTACCTCCTGAAGGCCAAGGTGCCCTTCGTCTCCGACGCCAGCTGCAAGCAGGCGTACCCCTCGCTCGTCTCGAGCGAGGAGATCTGCGCCGGTCTCCCGCAGGGCGGCGTCGACACCTGCCAGGGTGACTCGGGCGGCCCGATGTTCCGCAAGGACAACAACAACGCGTGGATCCAGGTCGGCATCGTCAGCTGGGGCGAGGGCTGCGCGCGGCCGAACCTCCCGGGTGTCTACACCGAGGTGTCCACGTTCGCCGCCGCGATCAAGTCCGCGGCGGCCGGCCTGTAA
- a CDS encoding ribonuclease domain-containing protein: MRIPPRIATLGGIAALVSTLLIGGTATATPTTVAAVGDICYSDLPSQAHDTLDLIDQGGPFPYRQDGTVFQNREGILASHPTGYYHEYTVRTPGSSNRGARRIVTGDTAQEDYYTADHYASFDLVDHGC; this comes from the coding sequence ATGCGAATCCCCCCACGAATCGCCACCCTCGGTGGCATCGCCGCCCTCGTCTCGACTCTCCTCATCGGCGGAACGGCCACGGCCACCCCCACGACCGTGGCCGCCGTCGGTGACATCTGCTACTCCGACCTCCCCTCCCAGGCGCACGACACGCTCGACCTGATCGACCAGGGCGGGCCGTTCCCGTACCGCCAGGACGGCACCGTGTTCCAGAACCGCGAGGGCATCCTGGCGTCGCACCCGACCGGCTACTACCACGAGTACACGGTCAGGACGCCGGGCTCCTCCAACCGCGGCGCCCGCCGCATCGTCACGGGCGACACGGCCCAGGAGGACTACTACACCGCCGACCACTACGCCTCGTTCGACCTCGTCGACCACGGCTGCTGA
- the pepN gene encoding aminopeptidase N: protein MSVLTRDEAQTRAQLLDVHRYTIDLDLTTGEETFDSRTVIHFTARAAGDTFVELKPAVLRSITLDGHPIDPGTLAENRLALTGLSAGEHELRVEADMRYSRTGEGMHRFTDPTDGEAYVYTQLFMEDVQRVFAAFDQPDLKAVFEVSVTAPDGWTVLGNGIATHTGEGRWTCAPTPPLATYFVAVTAGPWHSVRTEHAGLPFGLHCRRSLAPYLDADADEILEITRQCYDRYHEKFDEPYPFDSYDQAFVPEFNAGAMENPGLVTFRDEFIYRSAVTDTERQTRAMVIAHEMAHMWFGDLVTLKWWDDIWLNESFAEYMGYQTLTEATRFTDTWVDFGIGRKSWGYDADQRPSTHPVAPDPDAVPDTASAMLNFDGISYAKGASALRQLVAWLGEKDFLAGINTHFARHKFGNATLADFIDSLAGATDRDVHGWAESWLRTTGVDTLTPAIAESDSGWSLTVARDGSRPHRILVGAYDADPIDADRLVLRDRIELDIPQSENGARPGRRPALVVLNDGDLGYAKVRLDATSWNTAVRALSGIPDPLTRTVVWNAARDMVRDGELAPAAYLEAARAHLPRESDLAVVQGVLAFAATQLADRYLTAEQRPAALGTLREICRALLRRTEDGNGPGLRLTAVRHFIDAAAQPDTLQQWLGDGSVPGGPELDPELRWRILYRLAVLGATDDAAIAAELHRDPSATGQEGAARCRAALPTPEAKAAAWERLFTSDGLSNYLFTATAQGFWQPEQADLVREYVPRYYPHSVALAARRGPVIAEAAGRYAFPLHAVDAETLRLGEECLRDADMIPALRRKLVDQLDDLRRALTVRGA, encoded by the coding sequence ATGTCCGTACTGACGCGCGACGAAGCGCAGACCCGTGCCCAGCTCCTCGACGTCCACCGGTACACGATCGACCTCGATCTCACCACCGGCGAAGAAACCTTTGACTCGCGAACCGTCATCCACTTCACCGCGCGCGCGGCCGGGGACACCTTCGTCGAGCTCAAGCCGGCCGTGCTGCGCTCCATCACACTCGACGGACACCCCATCGACCCCGGGACACTGGCCGAGAACCGGCTCGCGCTCACCGGCCTGAGCGCCGGGGAGCACGAGCTGCGCGTCGAGGCGGACATGCGCTACTCCCGCACCGGCGAGGGCATGCACCGCTTCACCGACCCGACCGACGGTGAGGCGTACGTCTACACCCAGCTCTTCATGGAGGACGTCCAGCGCGTCTTCGCCGCCTTCGACCAGCCCGACCTCAAGGCCGTCTTCGAAGTCTCCGTCACCGCCCCCGACGGCTGGACCGTCCTCGGCAACGGCATCGCCACCCACACCGGCGAAGGCCGCTGGACCTGCGCGCCCACCCCGCCGCTCGCCACCTACTTCGTCGCCGTCACCGCGGGCCCCTGGCACTCCGTGCGCACCGAGCACGCCGGTCTGCCCTTCGGCCTCCACTGCCGCCGCTCCCTGGCGCCGTACCTCGACGCGGACGCCGACGAGATCCTCGAGATCACACGCCAGTGCTACGACCGGTACCACGAGAAGTTCGACGAGCCCTACCCCTTCGACTCCTACGACCAGGCCTTCGTGCCCGAGTTCAACGCGGGCGCGATGGAAAACCCCGGCCTGGTCACCTTCCGCGACGAGTTCATCTACCGCTCCGCCGTCACCGACACCGAGCGGCAGACCCGCGCCATGGTCATCGCCCACGAGATGGCCCACATGTGGTTCGGCGACCTGGTCACCCTCAAGTGGTGGGACGACATCTGGCTGAACGAGTCCTTCGCCGAGTACATGGGATACCAGACCCTCACCGAAGCCACCCGCTTCACCGACACCTGGGTGGACTTCGGCATCGGACGCAAGTCCTGGGGTTACGACGCCGACCAGCGGCCCTCCACCCACCCCGTCGCCCCCGACCCGGACGCCGTCCCCGACACCGCGTCCGCGATGCTCAACTTCGACGGCATCTCCTACGCCAAGGGGGCCTCGGCGCTGCGCCAGCTCGTCGCCTGGCTGGGCGAGAAGGACTTCCTGGCCGGCATCAACACCCACTTCGCCCGGCACAAGTTCGGCAACGCGACCCTCGCCGACTTCATCGACTCGCTGGCCGGCGCCACCGACCGCGATGTGCACGGATGGGCCGAGTCCTGGCTCCGTACGACCGGAGTCGACACCCTCACCCCGGCGATCGCCGAGTCCGACAGCGGCTGGTCGCTGACGGTCGCCCGCGACGGCAGCCGCCCGCACCGCATCCTGGTCGGCGCCTACGACGCCGACCCGATCGACGCGGACCGGCTCGTCCTGCGCGACCGCATCGAACTGGACATCCCGCAGAGCGAGAACGGTGCGCGCCCCGGCCGCCGCCCGGCCCTCGTCGTCCTCAACGACGGCGACCTCGGCTACGCCAAGGTCCGCCTCGACGCCACCTCCTGGAACACGGCCGTACGCGCGCTCTCCGGCATTCCCGACCCGCTGACCCGCACCGTCGTCTGGAACGCCGCCCGTGACATGGTCCGCGACGGAGAGCTCGCGCCCGCCGCGTATCTCGAGGCCGCCCGCGCCCACCTCCCGCGCGAGTCGGACCTCGCGGTCGTCCAGGGCGTCCTCGCCTTCGCCGCCACCCAGCTCGCCGACCGCTACCTCACCGCCGAGCAGCGGCCGGCCGCCCTCGGCACGCTCAGGGAGATCTGCCGCGCCCTGCTGCGCCGCACCGAGGACGGCAACGGCCCCGGCCTGCGCCTCACCGCCGTACGCCACTTCATCGACGCCGCCGCCCAGCCGGACACCCTCCAGCAGTGGCTCGGCGACGGCAGCGTGCCCGGCGGCCCGGAGCTCGACCCGGAACTGCGCTGGCGCATCCTGTACCGGCTCGCCGTCCTGGGCGCGACCGACGACGCGGCGATCGCCGCCGAGCTGCACCGCGACCCCAGCGCCACCGGCCAGGAGGGCGCGGCCCGCTGCCGCGCCGCTCTGCCGACCCCGGAGGCGAAGGCGGCGGCCTGGGAGCGGCTCTTCACCTCGGACGGCCTGTCCAACTACCTCTTCACGGCCACGGCCCAGGGGTTCTGGCAGCCCGAACAGGCCGATCTGGTACGGGAGTACGTCCCCCGCTACTACCCGCACTCGGTCGCCCTCGCCGCCCGCCGCGGCCCGGTCATCGCGGAGGCCGCGGGCCGCTACGCCTTCCCGCTCCACGCGGTGGACGCGGAGACCCTGCGCCTGGGCGAGGAGTGCCTGCGGGACGCGGACATGATCCCGGCGCTGCGCCGCAAGCTGGTCGACCAACTGGACGACTTGCGCCGCGCGCTGACGGTACGGGGCGCCTAG
- a CDS encoding pyridoxal phosphate-dependent decarboxylase family protein, which produces MSTPPLAGGTTGPDALRPLLAVVLDALHDGAADRGGPLPAGGPDAVAARMRQAAEPVLPDTGTGAGEALRSLVHAVAYGSADPADPLCAAHLHTPPLALAVAADLAASALNASMDSWDQAPAASELEAAVTRTLAAEVYPHGPDPDALVTTGGTESNQLGLLLARERHGSVQVVCGAGAHHSVHRAAWLLGLPEPVTVPSGVLDPAALDEALTDLSGPLLVVATAGTTDTGRIDPLSEIADLCERHGAELHIDAAYGGPLLFSAERRGKLAGLDRAHSVTLDLHKLGWQPVAAGLLAVPDRAHLAPLGHTADYLNADDDTEAGLPDLLGRSLRTTRRPDILKIAVTLRALGRTGLGALVDRTCATARLLADLIEKNPRLELYERPTLSTVLFRPTGATDEQTAAIRRTLLAEGRAVLGRARADGRLWLKATLLNPHATPRDLANLIELVEGSTPR; this is translated from the coding sequence ATGAGTACGCCGCCCCTCGCCGGAGGCACCACCGGACCCGACGCCCTGCGGCCCCTGCTCGCCGTCGTGCTCGACGCGCTCCACGACGGTGCGGCGGACCGCGGCGGCCCGCTCCCCGCCGGAGGCCCCGACGCGGTCGCCGCCCGGATGCGCCAGGCCGCCGAGCCCGTGCTCCCCGACACCGGCACCGGCGCCGGTGAAGCCCTCCGCAGCCTCGTCCACGCCGTGGCATACGGCTCCGCCGACCCCGCCGACCCCCTCTGCGCCGCCCATCTCCACACGCCGCCCCTCGCACTCGCCGTCGCCGCCGATCTCGCCGCGTCCGCCCTCAACGCCTCCATGGACTCCTGGGACCAGGCCCCCGCCGCGTCCGAGCTGGAGGCCGCGGTCACCCGGACCCTCGCCGCCGAGGTCTACCCGCACGGCCCTGACCCCGACGCCCTCGTCACCACCGGCGGCACCGAGTCCAACCAGCTCGGCCTGCTCCTCGCCCGTGAACGCCACGGCTCCGTACAGGTCGTCTGCGGCGCCGGCGCCCACCACTCCGTACACCGCGCCGCCTGGCTGCTCGGCCTCCCCGAGCCGGTGACCGTCCCCTCCGGCGTACTCGACCCGGCCGCCCTGGACGAGGCCCTCACCGATCTGTCCGGACCGCTCCTCGTCGTCGCCACCGCGGGGACCACCGACACCGGGCGCATCGATCCACTGTCCGAGATCGCCGATCTGTGCGAGCGCCACGGCGCCGAGCTGCACATCGACGCCGCGTACGGCGGACCGCTGCTGTTCAGCGCGGAGCGCCGCGGCAAACTGGCGGGCCTCGACCGCGCCCACTCCGTCACCCTCGATCTGCACAAGCTGGGCTGGCAGCCGGTCGCGGCTGGCCTGCTCGCCGTACCGGACCGGGCCCACCTCGCCCCCCTCGGCCACACCGCCGACTACCTCAACGCCGACGACGACACCGAAGCCGGTCTGCCCGATCTGCTGGGCCGCTCGCTGCGTACGACCCGCCGCCCCGACATTCTCAAGATCGCCGTCACCCTCAGAGCCCTCGGCCGCACCGGCCTCGGCGCCCTCGTCGACCGCACCTGCGCCACCGCCCGCCTCCTCGCCGACCTCATCGAGAAGAACCCCCGCCTGGAGCTGTACGAGCGGCCCACCCTCTCCACCGTCCTGTTCCGCCCCACCGGCGCCACCGACGAGCAGACCGCCGCCATCCGCCGCACCCTCCTCGCCGAGGGCCGCGCGGTCCTCGGCCGGGCGCGCGCCGACGGCCGCCTCTGGCTCAAGGCCACCCTCCTCAACCCCCACGCCACCCCCCGCGACCTGGCGAACCTGATCGAACTCGTGGAAGGCAGCACCCCCCGATGA